The nucleotide window ACTTCAAGTGAAGGACCTCTAGGTATAAGTACCCCATCAAACCGTAATTTAGCTTCTATGCCTTTTTTATCACTAACCGCATTTGAGTCTACGGGTTTGTAAGATACTCCAGCTAAAGAAATTTCCTTTTCGTAGAGTTTGAAAGGGTCGTTGATGTCTACTTTTTTAAGTAGAGATGAGATCATTTGACTCCTTAATGACAGGATTTCATTAAGGCTCTTTTTACCCCACCAACCTTTAGGGTCTTCATATTCTTTTGCTTGATCCCCTTGTACACCAGGTGGTATGTTATAGATTAGCGGGACTTTAGGATAGTTTTTCTCTCCTATAATAATACTGGGAGGTGTGGAACCCTTTATTGCCTCCGAGCTATGGACTTTGCTAACTGCTATGGTAATAGACCTAAACCTATCCATTATAGGACAAGAAGGGAGACCGCATAGGTATTTATACCCTTTACAACGGATACATAGTTCTGCGGGTATTTTTCGCAATTTTCAGTTTCCTCAATATACTCCATTCTACTATCTTTAACTTAGCTTTTGCGGTTAATCCTATCCCTATAGGCTTTACCCTACCCTTTTTTAGTTCTTCTAATATATCATCAACTCTAAACTCCGTTATTTGTAATTCATTATATGCAGAACCCAATGCCTCGCTCACGTGTGAATCGCTATTAGCTAGACCGGGTAAGCCAAGTGCCTGAGAAGCTTTCAAAGCTTTTTCATTTGCACTTTTAGGTGCTTTAGAGTTGAAAACTTCTATTGCATCAAACTTGTAACTGAATACTTTTTCTCCTATTCCTGCTCTAAAAATATCGAAAGGGTGAGAAGGAAAAATTAGGCAATTATTTTCTTTACTGTAATCGATTAATTGTTGTATATCACGAGGGGGGTCTGGAGGAAAATTACATAAAATAACTACATGTCCGTACTGTGTACTCACTTCCTGTCCGGGTACTACTGGATATCCTTTAATTCTCTTATGCGCTTCAGATGTATCATGGTCTGTTATAGCTATACCATCCAGCCCTTTTTTGAGGGCAGTTTTTATCATTAGTTCTGGGGAATACTTGCCATCGCTGTAAAAAGTATGGACGTGGAGGTCTATCTTTATCATATATACCCAAGCTCCTTCATAACCTCCACTGTTAAAATAGTAATACCTGCAGCACCCCTAACTAAATTGTCTCCTAAAGCTATAAGCCTCAGTACGTTATTTTCGAACCTTAACCTACCTACTGTGATTGCCATCCCATTTCCTGCAGGCACGTCTAATAGTGGTTGGGGCCTATCCTCTTCGTCCCTTACTATTATAGGTGATTTAGGTGCTGTTGGTAAATTCTTAATCTGGGGTAGAGATTTAAAATTCTTAAGTCTTTGTTTTATTTCTTCTATATCTATTTTCTTGTCTGTCATTATGTTTATTATTCCCATATGTCCGATTCTTGTCGGCACTCTGATCGAAGTAACAGATGTATCTAAGTTAGCTGGAATTATCTGTTGTTGGTCTACTTTCCCGTTAAGCTTTGTTAGTTCTTTTGCTATTTTATCTTCCTCACCTTTAATATATGGTATGATATTTCCTTCTATAGACATAAAGGGGATCCCGTTATATCCGGCCCCGCTCACAGCTTGAAGTGTCGTTATTAAAATTTTTGACCTCTCCGCTATGTCAAGTAAAGGTTTTAACGGCATTGACATTATGGCTGCCGTACAATTTGGGTTTTTGACTAGAAGTCCTTTCCATCCTTTTTTAGACTGCTGTGCTTTTAGGAGCTCTAAATGCTCCCAGTTTACTTCTGGGTTAATTAGAGGGACATCAGGATCCATTCTGAATGGGCTTGCGTTCGATACTACGACCTTCCCGTTCTTAACTAACTCTAACTCTATGCTTTCTGCTAACTCGTTAGGGAGTGCTGAAAGTACTATATCAACATCTTTATGGTCTTCATAATTGGTAGATACTATAGGTAAATCTTTTACGTTCTCTGGTATATCACCCGGTTCAACCCACCTTACGGACTCCTTATACTTTTTACCTATTTTTGACGGAGACGCACTAACTTTAACTAATTCTAGATAAGGGTGAGTTGATATTAGTTTAACCATTTTTTGCCCTACCATACCCGTTGAGCCTAGTAGGGACACTCTTATTTTGTCGACCATTCTAGTACCACCTCATGTAAGTCTTTGGCGAGTTGTTCTGATTCTCTCTTATTTGATATAAATGTTATACTGACACCTTTAAGACCTCTGGAGATAAAAAGCGGGTCATATGCTGACGCTCTCGTAAGGACTTTGCTCGAGATTTCTTTATTTCTTAACCCACATCCAACAATACTTATTGCACTTACGTCTTCAACTTCTACCTCCTTTATGAGAGAACCAAGCTGGTTAAGCCTATTCATCAGCCTATCGCTATCTTCATTGTTTATTACAAGCTGGATCACCGTCTCAGAAGCAGGCTGTGATATTGCCACGATGTTCACATTTGCATTTTTAACTTCTGTTGTTATAGTAGCTGCAGAACCTATTTTTCCTACTATTCTAGTGCTCTCGATAGTAATTAACTTCAGGTTATCGTTTGTAGTTAGTCCCTTTAGTAAATCATTTTGGGTACACATTCCCTCTATTGTCGTATCACCTTCTTCATAAAGTCCCTCTATGATAACTTTCATGTTTGAGCCGAATAGCGGGTCAAACGTCCTCGGGTGGAGCCTTTTTGCACCTAGCTGAGAGAGTTCTATGGCTTCTTCCAGGGACAGTCTAGGAATTGTAATAGCATTTTTAATCTTTTTCGGGTCCGCGGTCATTATACCGGGTACTTCCGTGATTAATCTGACTTCTTTAGCGCTAAGGAGCTTTCCTATAAGTGTAGCTGTGTAATCACTACCTCCTCTTCCTATTGTAGTAAACTTGTGGGTCTTGCTTATTCCTATGAAGCCAGGGATCACAGTTACGGGTCTGTTAATTTCTTCTAGCTTTCTGGTCAAATACTCTGTTGACTCTGTTAATAAGACATTTGCTTCACCGAAATTTTCATCCGTTATTAGAGGGGGGTCTGATAGATAGCCCACGTTTAATTTATTGTTAGTTAGATAAGCGGATAAGACTATAACAGCGAGCCTTTCTCCGAACGAAAGTATATAGTCCCTCACTTTAGGTGTTACTTCGTCTAGTACTCTTATTGACCATGCTACTTTGTATAATTCATCGGCCAGTTTAGAAAGGTCTTTGAACGCTCTTTCGAATTCTATTCCGTCTACTAGTTTTGATAAGAGCCTAATGTGTCTATCGTAAATATCGCTTATTATGTCCACTGATTTATCAGTCTGCGTCGTTACAGATAGGAGTTGGTTTGTAACGTTTTTTATAGCCGATGTAACTACCACGTTTTTACTAAAAGATGGTTCACTAGAATATTTCTTTATCTTTTCTAGAATAAGTTCATAGTCTTTCTCATCTTTCTGGATTGAACCTCCTATTTTTAAAATTCTCATTACAGCTCACCGAGGACTACTTTATCAATATGCTCGGGGTTAACTAAGATACGTTTAGCTTCGGATTTCGCCATAGCCTCTGGGTCTTTAAGTGCATGACCGGTTAGTATCATGACAGTCTTTTCATTTGTATCTAACCTTTTCTCGTTAACTAGTTTTAAGAACCCAGCATATGCAGCTGCTGACGCGGGCTCAGCGCCGATCCCTTCTCTTCTTGCTAACTGTCTTTGGGCGTCAAGGATCTCGTTATCTGAGACTGAGATGGCGAATCCTCTCGAGTTTTTAATAGCTTTTATAGCTTTTTTCCAGTTAACCGGCTTTCCTATTCTTATCGCTGTCGCTACTGTTTCTGGTGTGTCTACAAATTCCGGTTTATCAAGTCCTTTTTCAAAGGCCCTTGCAATTGGGGAGGCCCCTTCAGCTTGGACTCCTATCATCCTCGGAGTCCTATCTATTATGCCTGCACTCTTTAGCTCGGTAAACCCTTTCCATATGGCATAAATATTTCCAGCATTTCCTACTGGAACTATAACGTTATCAGGGACTCCTATGTCCTCATAGATTTCAAAGGCTATAGTCTTTTGTCCTTCTAACCTCCAAGGGTTAAATGAATTGAGGGGGTATACAATTTTGAGTTCTTTGTACAATTTCATGACACTCGACATAGCGATATCAAAACTCCCGTCTACCTCAAGAATTGTCGCACCATATAGAATTGATTGTGCAAGTTTGCCTATAGCCACTTTTCCTTTCGGGAGCACTATATAACTTTTGAGTCCAGCTCTGCTAGCGTAAGCTGCCGCTGACGCAGCTGTATTCCCGGTAGACGCTGCAACAACTACCTTATACCCTAAAGAAACAGCGGAGCTTATGGCTACTGTCATTCCTCTATCCTTAAAGCTACCTGTGGGGTTAGCCCCTTCAAACTTAAAATACGCGTTTTCGTAGTTACTAGACTTTATTAGTGGTGTATTCCCTTCATTAAGTGTAACTATCCTTTTGTATTCACCTGCTATTAGGTCTTTATATCTCCAGACTCCCTTGCCTCTAAGGGAAGAGAACGTAAACCCTTTAGGGGGTTCTAATATTATCTCGAGTAGTCCTCCGCATTTAGGGCAAGTTATGAGGTCTTGTTTTACTGGGTACTCCTCTCCGCAATCTAAACATTTCAAATAGCCTTGCATGTTTCCAACAATAACTCACCACTGTACGGTAAAGCTCTTTATTACACTAAATTATAAGCTTTATCTTATATCAAAAATGTGAGTAATTATGGCTTTTAAGGATATTAGAGAGTATATTGATTTTCTACGAAAAAATCGGAAAATAATAGAAATTAATGACGAAATATCTACAGACCTTGAAATAGCATATATCTCTAGGCAGGCTACTTATAGGAATTTTCCTCCTCTTTTGTTTACCAAGGTTAAAGGCTATCCGGGATGGAAAGTATTGACTAATGTATTTTATTCTATTGATGCGTTTTATGATCTATTAGGGACGAGCAAACTTGAAGAAATAAGTAAAAATTTCATAGAACAATTTATGGGGGACATGCCCATATCGCTTTCTCAGAAAATTAAAAGTTTAACCGAATTTACCAAGTTCGGAAAGATCTTGCCTAAGAGTAAAAAACCAGTTTTTGAGGAGGAAAGTAGAGCTAACTTACTAACTTTCCCTGCGTTAAAAACTTGGCCAAAGGATGCTGGCAGGTATTTTACTTTTTCTATAGTGATAACTAAGGACCCAGAAACTAATGTCAATAACTTAAGTGTGTATAGAATTCAGATTGTTAATGATAGAGAAGCTATAATCCATTGGCAGGTGTTGAAAAGGGGGAATATCGCTGCTCAGAAATATAAAAGATTAGGAGTCAGGAAGATCCCGGTAGCTATTGTTAATGGTGTAGACCCGGTTATTGCGTTTATAGCCTCCTCACCTGTCCCACCGGGTCTAGATAAATACCTATTTGCGGGCATAATAAGGGGTGAAGGTGTAGAAGTCCATGAACTGGATAACGGGATATTAGTCCCGTCGAATGCGGAGTCTGTTATCGAAGGATATGTAGACCTAGACGATGTTAGGTTAGAAGGACCTTTTGGAGATCATTTAGGTTATTATACTCCGCAAGACTATTTTCCTACCTTTAAACTCGAAAAGGTACATTTAAGAGAGAACCCGATATTTCACGCTACATCTGTAGGTAAACCTCCTCTGGAGGACGCTTGGATAGGCAAAGCTGTAGAGAGGCTTTTCCTTCCTTTTTTGCAAATGATAGTCCCAGAACTAGTGGATATGAATTTGCCTGAGTACGGATTATATACTGGTATCGGTATCTTCTCTATAAAGAAGATGTACCCTGGCCAGGGTAAGAGAGCAATGATGGCTTTATGGGGAACCGGACAACTGAGCTTACTAAAATTCATAATAGTTGTGGATGAAGACGTGAACGTACATGATATTAATCAAGTAATGTATGCCATAGCGTCTACTGTAGACCCCAAGAGGGATGTCCTAATAGTAGATAATGTGATTACGGATTCTTTAGACCATACAGTCCCTAATCCTCCTTTGGGGAGTAAAATCGGTATTGATGCCACAAGGAAATTTAAAGAAGAGACTGGTAGAGAATGGCCCGAGGAAGTCAAAGACGATGAACAAGTTGTTATTAGAATGAGGCCTCTACTTGAAAAGATCCTTAGATCTCATGATCTTCCCGTAAAGTGACCTCGGACTCTAAGTCTTTGAAAATTATACTAACTTTTTTTATATTTTCAATAGTGGCTTTAACCTCGATTTTCTCGTTTTCTTTAAGTTCCTTATTAATTGTAACCTCGTCATGGATTACTTTGGGGACTCTTTCTTGATCATACGTTAGCGTAGTTACCTCATAGTCAACCATCACCAGTCTGAGTAATACTTTTTTAGGACTATTGTTCATTATAACGATGTTATTTCTGTCTATCTTTACCGAAAAGACGCTCATCAGGTTATTTAGTATAAATAAAGTGTATTATAAGCCCGTCTATTTTAACAGTATCTGTTGACTAGTCTTAATTTGAGATAAATGGCTGGCGTAAATGATTTTATTAAGAACTGGAACGGAAAACAGGAGCCTACATTAGCTGAAAAGTTAAAGACAGCTTTCAAGCCACAACAACCATTACGTTATAAATTGGTTATGGCTAATTATAGGCTTAAGACTACTATAAGTAGGCTTGATGTTTATATATCTAAGCTTCAAGAGAGGGATAGGTCATTATTTGAAAAGGTAGTAGAAGCCCAGATCTCTAAGGACAATATGAGGGCTGCTATGTATGCTAATGAGATCGCTGAAATAAGGAAAATAACTAAGCAGTTATTAGCTACTCAAGTAGCACTAGAGCAAGTACAATTAAGGTTAGAAACAGTTACTGAGTTAGGTGACGTATTTAATTCCCTTGTGCCCGTAGTCGGAGTTATTAGGGAACTCAGGTATGCCATGAAAGGGGTTATGCCAGAGCTCTCTGTTGAGCTGGCTGATTTAGAAGAAGGGTTACAAGAAATAGTAATTGAAGCGGGAGAATTCAGCGGAACTGGAGTTGACTTCACCTCGACTTCCCCAGAGGCAAGAAAGATTTTAGAAGAAGCTACTATGGTTGCAGAACAGAGGATGAAAGAGAAGTTCCCATCTCTCCCATCTTTCGTGACTTCTGTAGCACAAAAATCCAATGAAGATCATAAATGAGAAATAAATTTGGTAATTAGATTTTTTCAAGGGTCAATAACATTTTTTAATGTATAAGTAAATATTTTAATGGGGAATATCGTGACTTCTTCGGTTATTGAAGGGGATCTTATACTTGACCTTAAGTCTATAAGGAAAGATATGCTTTCTCTAGCTGGAGGTAAAGGTGCTAATTTAGGTGAACTGATTGCATTTGGTATAAGAGTTCCTCCTGGTTTTGTTATTACATCAAACGCATATAAATACTTTATAGAATATAATAAATTAAAAGAGAAAATCAAGAACGTATTGGAAACAGAACCGGATGAAGAAAAAGCAAGTGAGAAAATTAAGTCATTAATTTTATCAGCTACCGTACCCAAAGATTTAGAGGAAACTATTTATGGAAATTATGATTCATTATCTAAATTAGTAGGTAAAGAAGTCTTAGTAGCAGTAAGGTCTTCAGCTACAGCTGAGGATATAGCCGAGGCAAGCTTTGCGGGCCAACAAGACACTTATTTGAATGTTTCACGTGCCGAACTATTGGATGCGGTAAAGAGAGTATGGGCAAGCTTATATACTGCAAGGGCAATTTCATATAGAAAAGCAAAAGGGATAGATCAGTTAAATATAGCTATGGCAGTAGTCGTCCAAAAAATGGTAAATTCTAGATCAGCTGGAGTTATGTTCACTTTACATCCTTCTACTGGGGATAGAAATTACATCGTAATCGAATCGAGTTGGGGTCTAGGTGAATCTGTAGTAGGAGGGAGAGTTACCCCGGACGAGGTTATAATTGAAAAATCTAGCCTAAAAATCGTAGAGAGGAGGCTTTCTCATAAGACCACAAAAATAGTCTATGACCAGTCTTCTCGCCAAAACAAAACTATACACCTATCGGGAGAGGAAGCCGATACGATGTCATTAAATGACGATGAAGCTATCGAGCTAGCTAAACTAGCTCTAAAAATAGAAGAACATTACGGTAGACCTATGGATATTGAATGGGCTATAGATGCTGATTTGAAGTTTCCTGATAACGTTTTCATAGTTCAAGCTAGGCCAGAAACGTACTGGAGTAATAAAGGTAAAGAAGAACAGAAAGAGAAGAAAGGAAGTTCTACGGGTAAGATCCTTACAAAAGGCATTCCTGCGAGCCCCGGTATCGTTGTCGGAAAAGCAAGGGTCTTATTAGATCTTAAAGACGCTAAAAACTTTCAGCAAGGCGAAATTCTAGTAACTAAAATGACAGATCCGGATTGGGTTCCAGTAATGAAGATAGCATCAGCTATAGTAACGGACGAGGGTGGTAGGACCAGTCACGCGGCAATAGTATCTAGAGAGCTCGGAATTCCTGCCGTAGTTGGGACAGGTAATGCTACTAAAGTCATTCAAGATGGGCAAGAAATAACAGTGGACGCTACAAGAGGAGTTATCTATGAAGGAAAAGTAGTCCACGAAGAAGCTGAGAAAGGCTCTTCTGTGCAAACTACTCATACCTCAGTCTCTGGGATATCACGTGATGTCTTACTTAGTTTATACCCAGTTACCGGGACTAAGATTTATATGAATCTGGGTCAGCCGGATGTTATACAAAAATACCTCGATCTTCCATTTGACGGGATAGGCTTAATGAGGATAGAGTTTATAGTTAGTGAATGGATTAAGTATCATCCTCTCTATCTTATAAAAATAGGAAAACCTGAAGAATTTGTTAATAAACTTGCCGAAGGAATTTCTATGGTAGCGTCGGCAATTTATCCGAGACCGGTAGTAGTGAGGTTCTCGGATTTCAAGTCTAACGAGTACAAAAGCCTTCAGGGCGGTAGTGAATTTGAACCAGACGAAAGAAATCCGATGATCGGGTGGAGAGGAGTTTCAAGATATATAAGTAAACAGTACGAACCAGCTTTTAGACTTGAGGTCAAGGCTATCCTTAAAGTCAGAGAGGAGATGGGGCTAAGTAATGTCTGGGTTATGTTCCCGTTCGTTAGGACTACATGGGAACTTAATAGAGCAATTAGGATCATGGAAGAAGAAGGACTACGAAGAAGTTCTGACTTTAAGGTCTGGATAATGGCAGAAGTTCCTTCAGTTATCGTGTTAGCCGATGAATTTTCTAAGATTGTTGACGGATTTAGTATAGGTAGTAATGACTTAGCTCAGTTAACTTTAGGAGTGGATAGGGACTCTGATCTCTTGGCTAGAATGGGTTATTATGACGAGAGAGATCCAGCTGTCCTGGAATCTATAAGGAGGCTTATACATACGGCTCATAAATACGGAAAGACTGTGTCGATCTGTGGGCAAGCACCTAGTGTATATCAAGAAGTAGTGGAATTCCTAGTGAAAGAGGGAATTGATAGTATCAGCGTGAACCCAGACGCGGTTGTAAGTACCAGACGTATGGTAGCTTCTGTTGAGCAGAAGATGTTATTACAAGGATTAAGAAAGAAATTAGAAGAGTGAATTTATAGACCTAGATAGTTAAATATTTTCCTTTTCTTCCTGATATTTTTTCCCAGCACTGTATACAATATCTTCTGGCCCCGTCAAAATGAGCAGTACAGTCTTGGCATATTATTTTGCCGCAATTTTCACACTTTCCTATAGATAAGTTCTTTCCACATATTTCACAAATACTCATCTCACATACTTTACAAATTAGTCTATCAAATAAGAAGTCCTCTGGACATACCTTTCTTCTACATATCCTACAAACAAAAACAGACGCGTTTTCTTCGCAAATATCACATTTCCAGGAACTTCTTAAACCACCTAAATGCCTCTTCATCATCTTTCGCCTGTACTGGAGGATGTTTAAAATAGAATGCCGAAAGTTCTACCAGAGGGCCGCTTAATTTTTTATCTAATGCTACTTTTACACCTCTTATTACGTCAACTAGGACTGCAGCACAATTTGACTTATCATCAACTTCCAGTGATGCTTCAATCTTTATTGGCATCCCTGCAAACCCACACCCCTTCACGTAAATATATGCTACTTTAGTGTTTCCAAGAAACGGGATATAATCAGAAGGACCTATTCTAATTTTACCTTCTTTTTCTAAGTACTCGTTATCTAAAGTACTTGTTACAGCCTTAGTTTTGCTTATTCTCTTGGAATGTAGTCTTTCTTCAGTTTTCATGTTCAGGAAATCTGTGTTTCCCCCAACGTTTAACTGGTAAGTCTCATCTACTTTTACTCCTCTGAGCCTAAATAATGATGTTAAAGTCCTATGTAAGATTGTAGCTCCTATTTGCCCTTTAATATCATCTCCGGCGATGGGCAGCCCTTTTTCTTTAAAAAGTCGTGGGAATTCACCAGTAGGGTCACTAGCTATAAAGACTGGTATAGCGTTAACAAAGGCAGTGCCAGCTTCTAATGAAGCTTTAGCGTAAGTTCTGCTAGCTATTTCGCTTCCAACCGGTAGCATATTTACTAAAATCTCAGCCCCACTATCTTTCAATTCTTGGATTACGTCCTCTATTTTTCCATCTATTGTAGGATTAAAGACATCTATCATGTGAGGTGCTACTCCATCAAATACGGGGCCTTTAGATACTTTAACGCCTTTTTTAGGCATCTCTACGATCTTAGGGGTTATATTTGGTTTTTCAAAGATTGCTTCGCTTATGTCTTTCCCGACTTTATTCTTAGATATGTCA belongs to Stygiolobus caldivivus and includes:
- a CDS encoding CehA/McbA family metallohydrolase, translating into MKIDLHVHTFYSDGKYSPELMIKTALKKGLDGIAITDHDTSEAHKRIKGYPVVPGQEVSTQYGHVVILCNFPPDPPRDIQQLIDYSKENNCLIFPSHPFDIFRAGIGEKVFSYKFDAIEVFNSKAPKSANEKALKASQALGLPGLANSDSHVSEALGSAYNELQITEFRVDDILEELKKGRVKPIGIGLTAKAKLKIVEWSILRKLKIAKNTRRTMYPL
- the asd gene encoding aspartate-semialdehyde dehydrogenase, with the translated sequence MVDKIRVSLLGSTGMVGQKMVKLISTHPYLELVKVSASPSKIGKKYKESVRWVEPGDIPENVKDLPIVSTNYEDHKDVDIVLSALPNELAESIELELVKNGKVVVSNASPFRMDPDVPLINPEVNWEHLELLKAQQSKKGWKGLLVKNPNCTAAIMSMPLKPLLDIAERSKILITTLQAVSGAGYNGIPFMSIEGNIIPYIKGEEDKIAKELTKLNGKVDQQQIIPANLDTSVTSIRVPTRIGHMGIINIMTDKKIDIEEIKQRLKNFKSLPQIKNLPTAPKSPIIVRDEEDRPQPLLDVPAGNGMAITVGRLRFENNVLRLIALGDNLVRGAAGITILTVEVMKELGYI
- a CDS encoding aspartate kinase codes for the protein MRILKIGGSIQKDEKDYELILEKIKKYSSEPSFSKNVVVTSAIKNVTNQLLSVTTQTDKSVDIISDIYDRHIRLLSKLVDGIEFERAFKDLSKLADELYKVAWSIRVLDEVTPKVRDYILSFGERLAVIVLSAYLTNNKLNVGYLSDPPLITDENFGEANVLLTESTEYLTRKLEEINRPVTVIPGFIGISKTHKFTTIGRGGSDYTATLIGKLLSAKEVRLITEVPGIMTADPKKIKNAITIPRLSLEEAIELSQLGAKRLHPRTFDPLFGSNMKVIIEGLYEEGDTTIEGMCTQNDLLKGLTTNDNLKLITIESTRIVGKIGSAATITTEVKNANVNIVAISQPASETVIQLVINNEDSDRLMNRLNQLGSLIKEVEVEDVSAISIVGCGLRNKEISSKVLTRASAYDPLFISRGLKGVSITFISNKRESEQLAKDLHEVVLEWSTK
- the thrC gene encoding threonine synthase, coding for MKCLDCGEEYPVKQDLITCPKCGGLLEIILEPPKGFTFSSLRGKGVWRYKDLIAGEYKRIVTLNEGNTPLIKSSNYENAYFKFEGANPTGSFKDRGMTVAISSAVSLGYKVVVAASTGNTAASAAAYASRAGLKSYIVLPKGKVAIGKLAQSILYGATILEVDGSFDIAMSSVMKLYKELKIVYPLNSFNPWRLEGQKTIAFEIYEDIGVPDNVIVPVGNAGNIYAIWKGFTELKSAGIIDRTPRMIGVQAEGASPIARAFEKGLDKPEFVDTPETVATAIRIGKPVNWKKAIKAIKNSRGFAISVSDNEILDAQRQLARREGIGAEPASAAAYAGFLKLVNEKRLDTNEKTVMILTGHALKDPEAMAKSEAKRILVNPEHIDKVVLGEL
- a CDS encoding UbiD family decarboxylase; the protein is MAFKDIREYIDFLRKNRKIIEINDEISTDLEIAYISRQATYRNFPPLLFTKVKGYPGWKVLTNVFYSIDAFYDLLGTSKLEEISKNFIEQFMGDMPISLSQKIKSLTEFTKFGKILPKSKKPVFEEESRANLLTFPALKTWPKDAGRYFTFSIVITKDPETNVNNLSVYRIQIVNDREAIIHWQVLKRGNIAAQKYKRLGVRKIPVAIVNGVDPVIAFIASSPVPPGLDKYLFAGIIRGEGVEVHELDNGILVPSNAESVIEGYVDLDDVRLEGPFGDHLGYYTPQDYFPTFKLEKVHLRENPIFHATSVGKPPLEDAWIGKAVERLFLPFLQMIVPELVDMNLPEYGLYTGIGIFSIKKMYPGQGKRAMMALWGTGQLSLLKFIIVVDEDVNVHDINQVMYAIASTVDPKRDVLIVDNVITDSLDHTVPNPPLGSKIGIDATRKFKEETGREWPEEVKDDEQVVIRMRPLLEKILRSHDLPVK
- the cdvB1/B2 gene encoding cell division protein CdvB1/B2, with amino-acid sequence MAGVNDFIKNWNGKQEPTLAEKLKTAFKPQQPLRYKLVMANYRLKTTISRLDVYISKLQERDRSLFEKVVEAQISKDNMRAAMYANEIAEIRKITKQLLATQVALEQVQLRLETVTELGDVFNSLVPVVGVIRELRYAMKGVMPELSVELADLEEGLQEIVIEAGEFSGTGVDFTSTSPEARKILEEATMVAEQRMKEKFPSLPSFVTSVAQKSNEDHK
- the ppsA gene encoding pyruvate, water dikinase, with protein sequence MGNIVTSSVIEGDLILDLKSIRKDMLSLAGGKGANLGELIAFGIRVPPGFVITSNAYKYFIEYNKLKEKIKNVLETEPDEEKASEKIKSLILSATVPKDLEETIYGNYDSLSKLVGKEVLVAVRSSATAEDIAEASFAGQQDTYLNVSRAELLDAVKRVWASLYTARAISYRKAKGIDQLNIAMAVVVQKMVNSRSAGVMFTLHPSTGDRNYIVIESSWGLGESVVGGRVTPDEVIIEKSSLKIVERRLSHKTTKIVYDQSSRQNKTIHLSGEEADTMSLNDDEAIELAKLALKIEEHYGRPMDIEWAIDADLKFPDNVFIVQARPETYWSNKGKEEQKEKKGSSTGKILTKGIPASPGIVVGKARVLLDLKDAKNFQQGEILVTKMTDPDWVPVMKIASAIVTDEGGRTSHAAIVSRELGIPAVVGTGNATKVIQDGQEITVDATRGVIYEGKVVHEEAEKGSSVQTTHTSVSGISRDVLLSLYPVTGTKIYMNLGQPDVIQKYLDLPFDGIGLMRIEFIVSEWIKYHPLYLIKIGKPEEFVNKLAEGISMVASAIYPRPVVVRFSDFKSNEYKSLQGGSEFEPDERNPMIGWRGVSRYISKQYEPAFRLEVKAILKVREEMGLSNVWVMFPFVRTTWELNRAIRIMEEEGLRRSSDFKVWIMAEVPSVIVLADEFSKIVDGFSIGSNDLAQLTLGVDRDSDLLARMGYYDERDPAVLESIRRLIHTAHKYGKTVSICGQAPSVYQEVVEFLVKEGIDSISVNPDAVVSTRRMVASVEQKMLLQGLRKKLEE
- a CDS encoding inositol-3-phosphate synthase translates to MIKVAIAGLGNCASMLIQGIEYYKQKGEDYYEGLITPLIGNYRVTDIEIVAAFDISKNKVGKDISEAIFEKPNITPKIVEMPKKGVKVSKGPVFDGVAPHMIDVFNPTIDGKIEDVIQELKDSGAEILVNMLPVGSEIASRTYAKASLEAGTAFVNAIPVFIASDPTGEFPRLFKEKGLPIAGDDIKGQIGATILHRTLTSLFRLRGVKVDETYQLNVGGNTDFLNMKTEERLHSKRISKTKAVTSTLDNEYLEKEGKIRIGPSDYIPFLGNTKVAYIYVKGCGFAGMPIKIEASLEVDDKSNCAAVLVDVIRGVKVALDKKLSGPLVELSAFYFKHPPVQAKDDEEAFRWFKKFLEM